The sequence GTGGGTCGGCAACGGTGCCGTGGCACGCCGTGATCGACCCTGCGCAGAGTGTCCAGTGTGGAGGTGCAGCGGTGAGTGCTGGGGCAATAATCGTCTGGGAAATACTGGGAACGGCCGCGCTGATCCTGCTCGGCAACGGTGTGGTCGCGAACCACGTGCTCCGCAAGAACAACGGACACGGCGCGGGCTTCCTGTTCATCAACTTCGGCTGGGCGTTCGCCGTCTTCACCGGCGCCAGCATCGCCGCCCCCAGCGGGGCGCACCTCAACCCGGCGGTGACGCTGGGCCTGGCCATCTCGGGCAAGACCGAGTGGGCCGACGTCCCGTTCTACTTCCTCGGCCAGATGGTCGGCGCCATCCTCGGCGCCGTGCTCTGCTGGGCCGCCTACAAGCTGCAGTTCGACGACCACCCCGAGCCGGAGAACACGCTCGGCATCTTCTCCACCGCACCGCAGATCGCGAACACCGCGTGGAACCTCGTCACCGAGATCATCGGCACCTTCGTGCTCGTCGCGTGGATCCTGCTCAGCCCGGTCTTCGCCGCCGGCGACGGCGGCACGCCGAACTTCGGCAACTCGGCGCTCGGCTACGCGGGCGTCTCGTTCGTCGTCCTCGTGATCGGCACGTCGCTCGGCGGGCCGACGGGCTACGCCATCAACCCGGCCCGCGACCTCGGCCCGCGCATCGCGTACGCCTTCCTGCTGCCGATCAAGAACAAGGCCAACGCCAACTGGGGCTACTCGTGGATCCCGGTCGTCGGCCCGCTCGCCGGCGGCGCGCTGGCCGCGCTGCTCTACCTCCTCGTCCACAACCTGAAGTGATCGCCAGACCTACCGAATTCCTGGAGCGCACATGACTTCGTACGTA is a genomic window of Amycolatopsis lexingtonensis containing:
- a CDS encoding MIP/aquaporin family protein → MSAGAIIVWEILGTAALILLGNGVVANHVLRKNNGHGAGFLFINFGWAFAVFTGASIAAPSGAHLNPAVTLGLAISGKTEWADVPFYFLGQMVGAILGAVLCWAAYKLQFDDHPEPENTLGIFSTAPQIANTAWNLVTEIIGTFVLVAWILLSPVFAAGDGGTPNFGNSALGYAGVSFVVLVIGTSLGGPTGYAINPARDLGPRIAYAFLLPIKNKANANWGYSWIPVVGPLAGGALAALLYLLVHNLK